One window of Mesorhizobium sp. PAMC28654 genomic DNA carries:
- a CDS encoding GMC family oxidoreductase — MTDYIIVGAGPAGCVLANRLSEDPSNSVLLLEAGGKDWHPYIHMPAGFAKMTKGIASWGWSTVPQKHMNDRVLWYTQAKVVGGGSSINAQIYTRGNARDYDAWEKEEGLTGWGYRDVLPYFKRAENNQRYANDFHGDQGPLGVSNPISPLPICEAYFRAGQEMGIPFNPDFNGASQEGVGYYQLTQKDARRSSASVAYLKPIRARKNLTVRTDVLVIRIVVEKGRAIGVEIVDRPGGQKTILRADREVIVSSGAIGSPKLLMQSGIGPADHLKSVGVTPVHDLPGVGSNMQDHLDLFVIAECTGDHTYDNYAKLHRTAWAGLQYLLLKKGPVASSLFETGGFWYADPTAASPDIQFHLGLGSGIEAGVEKLNNPGVTLNSAFLRPRSRGTVRLKSADPADHPLIDPNYWSDPYDRAMSLKGLRLAREIMRQKALSSYVLREVLPGPNLLSDDELIDYACRSSKTDHHPVGTCRMGHDDMAVVTPDLRLRGIEGLRVCDASVMPRVPSSNTNAPTIMVGEKGADLILGREPLPPAVFSGNRAA; from the coding sequence ATGACCGACTACATCATCGTGGGCGCCGGCCCGGCCGGCTGCGTTCTGGCCAACCGGTTGAGCGAAGACCCATCCAATTCGGTGCTCTTGCTGGAAGCCGGGGGCAAGGACTGGCATCCCTATATCCACATGCCCGCCGGCTTCGCCAAGATGACCAAGGGCATCGCCTCCTGGGGTTGGTCGACCGTGCCGCAGAAGCACATGAACGACCGCGTCCTCTGGTACACGCAGGCCAAGGTGGTGGGCGGTGGCTCATCCATTAACGCCCAGATCTACACACGCGGCAATGCCCGCGACTACGACGCCTGGGAGAAGGAAGAGGGCCTAACCGGCTGGGGCTACCGCGACGTGCTGCCCTATTTCAAGCGGGCCGAGAACAACCAGCGCTACGCCAACGACTTTCACGGCGACCAAGGGCCGCTCGGCGTTTCCAATCCGATTTCGCCGCTGCCGATCTGCGAGGCCTATTTCCGCGCCGGCCAGGAGATGGGCATTCCCTTCAACCCGGACTTCAACGGCGCCAGTCAGGAAGGCGTCGGCTATTACCAGCTGACACAGAAGGATGCCCGTCGCTCGTCCGCCTCGGTCGCCTATCTGAAGCCGATCCGCGCCCGCAAGAACCTGACCGTCAGGACCGACGTGCTGGTGATCCGCATCGTCGTCGAGAAAGGCCGCGCCATCGGCGTCGAAATCGTCGACAGGCCGGGCGGCCAGAAGACGATCCTGCGCGCCGACCGCGAGGTCATCGTCTCGTCCGGCGCCATCGGCTCGCCAAAACTCCTGATGCAGTCGGGCATCGGCCCGGCCGATCACCTGAAGTCGGTCGGCGTCACACCGGTGCACGACCTCCCCGGCGTCGGCTCCAACATGCAGGACCATCTCGATTTGTTCGTCATCGCCGAATGCACCGGCGACCACACCTACGACAACTATGCCAAGCTGCACCGCACGGCATGGGCGGGCCTGCAGTACCTGCTGCTGAAGAAAGGCCCGGTGGCCTCCAGCCTGTTCGAGACCGGCGGCTTCTGGTACGCCGACCCCACGGCAGCCTCGCCCGACATCCAGTTTCATCTCGGCCTCGGCTCCGGCATCGAGGCGGGCGTCGAGAAGCTGAACAACCCCGGCGTCACCCTGAACTCGGCCTTCCTGCGCCCGCGCTCTCGCGGCACGGTTCGACTGAAGAGCGCCGATCCGGCCGACCACCCGCTGATCGATCCGAACTACTGGTCCGATCCCTATGACCGCGCCATGTCGCTCAAAGGCTTGAGGCTAGCGCGCGAGATCATGCGGCAGAAAGCACTTTCCTCCTACGTACTGCGCGAGGTGCTGCCCGGTCCCAATCTGCTCAGCGACGATGAGCTGATCGACTATGCCTGCCGCAGTTCCAAGACCGACCATCACCCGGTCGGCACCTGCCGCATGGGCCATGACGACATGGCCGTGGTAACGCCGGACCTGCGGCTGCGCGGCATCGAAGGCTTGCGTGTCTGCGACGCCTCGGTGATGCCGCGCGTGCCCTCCTCCAACACCAATGCGCCGACCATCATGGTCGGTGA
- a CDS encoding 3-ketoacyl-ACP reductase yields MTRPAAIVTGGARGIGLACAQALAESGFDILVADLAEQAPDGLAENITARGAKFAYVRCDIADLGDHAALVDAAISAFGRIDCLVNNAGVGTVVRGDLLELKPENFDRTLGINLRGTVFLSQAVAKTMLATPADRPKSIITITSVSAEMASPERPDYCISKAGLSMWVKNLALRLAPENIGVFEVRPGIIRTDMTSGVSAKYDALIDGGLVPAKRWGEASDIGAVVATLAAGKLGFSTGSIINVDGALSVPRL; encoded by the coding sequence ATGACCCGCCCCGCAGCCATCGTCACCGGCGGCGCACGTGGCATCGGGCTGGCTTGCGCGCAGGCTCTAGCAGAGTCCGGCTTTGACATTCTGGTCGCCGATCTTGCCGAACAAGCGCCAGACGGGCTGGCTGAGAACATCACCGCGCGCGGCGCGAAATTCGCCTATGTCCGTTGTGACATCGCCGATCTCGGCGACCATGCGGCACTTGTCGATGCCGCCATAAGCGCCTTCGGCCGCATCGACTGCCTCGTCAACAACGCCGGCGTCGGCACCGTGGTGCGCGGCGACCTGCTGGAGTTGAAACCGGAAAACTTCGACCGCACGCTCGGCATCAATCTGCGCGGCACCGTCTTCCTCAGCCAGGCCGTCGCCAAGACGATGCTGGCCACACCGGCCGATCGTCCGAAATCCATCATCACCATCACTTCGGTCAGCGCCGAAATGGCGTCTCCGGAACGTCCCGATTACTGCATCTCGAAGGCCGGCCTGTCGATGTGGGTGAAGAACCTGGCACTCAGGCTCGCTCCAGAAAACATCGGCGTGTTCGAGGTACGGCCGGGCATCATCCGCACCGACATGACGTCGGGTGTATCAGCCAAATACGATGCCTTGATCGACGGCGGACTGGTGCCGGCAAAGCGCTGGGGCGAAGCGTCGGATATCGGCGCCGTGGTGGCGACGCTCGCCGCCGGCAAGCTCGGCTTCTCGACCGGCTCGATCATCAATGTCGATGGTGCGCTATCGGTGCCCAGACTGTGA
- a CDS encoding GMC oxidoreductase: MTNPDIVIIGSGIGGATIASGLAGSGASILMLERGEPLPATPHARDTRSIFVDGHYRPKEMWREAGGAAFNPGNYYYVGGNSKFYGAVLIRYRRQDFAAMEHFGGVSPAWPFSYDEFEPWYSKAEQLFRVRGTLGEDPTEPFHSIPYAFKPVPDEAPIARARAELKGLGLHPASLPLGVDIDTWLKEGKTGWDAFPNTGQGKIDAQTGPLTAALTDENIKLETGAYVEYLEASPDSKTISAIHYRQNGALKKVTPKLVILSAGAVNSAVILLRSPSSDGKGLANRSDQVGRNFMNHNSSAMLAIDPRRRNDAVYQKTLMLNDYYLSDGKGGKPLGNVQLLGKIDGNMLKANVKLAPKFALDFMAGHAVDWYLMCEDLPDPESRILVDGKDIVMQWRRSNMQSLDGLTKVMRENFRACGYPIVLSRPFDKRTPSHQCGTVRMGTDPATAPLDPFCRSFDHRNLFVVDGGFLPNSAAVNPALSIAAQALRVADHIRRVELVA, translated from the coding sequence ATGACAAATCCGGATATCGTAATCATCGGCTCCGGCATCGGCGGCGCCACGATCGCCTCCGGCCTTGCCGGGAGTGGCGCCTCGATCCTGATGCTGGAACGCGGCGAGCCGCTGCCGGCAACGCCGCATGCGCGCGACACGCGCTCGATCTTCGTCGACGGCCACTACCGGCCGAAGGAGATGTGGCGCGAGGCCGGCGGTGCGGCCTTCAACCCCGGCAACTACTACTATGTCGGCGGCAATTCGAAATTCTACGGCGCGGTGCTGATCCGCTACCGCAGGCAAGATTTTGCCGCCATGGAACACTTTGGCGGCGTCTCCCCGGCGTGGCCGTTTTCCTATGACGAGTTCGAGCCCTGGTACTCGAAGGCCGAGCAGCTGTTTCGCGTGCGCGGCACGCTGGGTGAGGATCCGACCGAGCCGTTCCACTCGATCCCCTATGCCTTCAAGCCGGTGCCAGACGAGGCGCCGATCGCGCGCGCCCGCGCCGAACTCAAGGGCCTTGGCTTGCATCCGGCGTCGCTGCCGCTCGGCGTCGACATCGACACATGGCTGAAGGAGGGCAAGACCGGTTGGGACGCTTTCCCGAACACCGGCCAGGGCAAGATCGACGCGCAAACGGGGCCCCTGACGGCGGCGCTGACCGACGAGAATATCAAGCTCGAAACCGGCGCCTATGTCGAATATCTCGAAGCGTCGCCTGACAGCAAGACCATATCAGCCATACATTATCGGCAGAACGGTGCTCTGAAGAAGGTGACGCCGAAGCTGGTCATCCTCTCGGCGGGGGCGGTCAATTCCGCCGTCATCCTGCTGCGCTCCCCATCATCCGACGGCAAGGGCCTCGCCAACCGTTCCGACCAGGTCGGCCGCAATTTCATGAACCACAATTCGAGCGCCATGCTGGCGATCGATCCACGCCGCAGGAACGATGCCGTTTACCAGAAGACGCTGATGCTGAACGACTACTATCTGTCCGACGGCAAGGGCGGCAAGCCGCTCGGCAACGTCCAGCTTCTCGGCAAGATCGACGGCAACATGCTGAAGGCCAACGTCAAGCTGGCACCGAAGTTCGCCCTCGATTTCATGGCCGGCCACGCCGTCGACTGGTACCTGATGTGCGAGGACCTGCCGGATCCCGAAAGCCGCATCCTGGTCGACGGCAAGGACATCGTCATGCAGTGGCGGCGCTCCAACATGCAATCGCTCGACGGCCTGACCAAGGTGATGCGCGAAAACTTCCGCGCCTGCGGCTATCCGATCGTGCTGTCGCGCCCCTTCGACAAGCGCACGCCCTCGCACCAGTGCGGCACGGTGCGGATGGGAACCGATCCGGCGACCGCGCCACTCGATCCCTTTTGCCGATCGTTTGATCACCGGAACCTCTTCGTCGTCGATGGCGGCTTCCTGCCGAACTCGGCCGCCGTCAACCCGGCGCTGTCGATCGCCGCGCAGGCGTTGCGGGTGGCGGACCACATCCGCAGGGTGGAACTCGTCGCATGA
- a CDS encoding ABC transporter ATP-binding protein, with amino-acid sequence MAFLEIDGLRKRFGQVEILKGIDLDLEKGGFLVLVGPSGCGKSTLLNTIAGLETITSGEIRVDGRTINDLHPSKRDIAMVFQSYALYPNMTVAGNISFGMEMRGVPAADRQKAIDKVAKVLQIGHLLKRKPSQLSGGQRQRVAMGRALVRDPKLFLFDEPLSNLDAKLRVDMRIEIKRLHATTGTTIVYVTHDQIEAMTLATKIAVMRDGEVQQFGTPAEIYNNPTNLFVADFMGSPAMNLIPATIGTNGNALSVVLQREAREPISLPMANAPAGLSAFQGKPIIFGVRPEALTDPEGAERNASNIATADCHIEVVEPAGSDTFAVTNLGGKGVVARLRADANIHPGTNTPLAFNLTKAVFFDPATESRIR; translated from the coding sequence ATGGCCTTTCTGGAAATTGATGGTTTGAGGAAGCGTTTCGGCCAGGTCGAGATCCTCAAGGGGATCGACCTGGATCTGGAAAAAGGCGGCTTCCTGGTGCTGGTCGGCCCCTCCGGCTGCGGCAAGTCCACGCTGCTCAACACCATCGCCGGGCTGGAGACGATTACCTCGGGCGAAATCCGTGTCGACGGCCGCACGATCAACGATCTGCATCCGTCCAAGCGCGACATCGCCATGGTGTTCCAGAGCTACGCGCTCTACCCGAACATGACGGTGGCCGGGAACATCTCCTTCGGCATGGAGATGCGCGGCGTGCCGGCGGCGGATCGCCAGAAGGCGATCGACAAGGTGGCCAAAGTGCTGCAGATCGGCCATCTCCTGAAGCGCAAGCCGAGCCAGCTTTCCGGCGGCCAGCGCCAACGCGTCGCCATGGGCCGGGCGCTGGTGCGCGACCCCAAACTGTTCCTGTTCGACGAGCCGCTTTCCAACCTCGACGCCAAGCTGCGCGTCGACATGCGCATCGAGATCAAGCGCCTGCATGCCACCACCGGCACCACCATCGTCTACGTCACCCACGACCAGATCGAGGCGATGACACTGGCGACCAAGATCGCGGTCATGCGCGACGGCGAGGTCCAGCAGTTCGGCACGCCGGCCGAGATCTACAACAACCCGACCAATCTCTTCGTCGCCGATTTCATGGGTTCGCCGGCGATGAATTTGATCCCGGCGACGATCGGCACCAACGGCAACGCGCTTTCCGTCGTGCTGCAGCGCGAGGCGCGCGAGCCGATCTCGCTGCCGATGGCCAACGCGCCGGCGGGCCTGTCGGCATTCCAGGGCAAGCCGATCATCTTCGGCGTCCGCCCGGAAGCGCTGACCGATCCGGAAGGTGCCGAGCGCAACGCCTCGAACATTGCCACCGCTGACTGCCATATCGAGGTCGTCGAACCGGCGGGCTCCGACACCTTCGCCGTCACCAATCTTGGTGGCAAGGGCGTGGTGGCGCGGCTGCGCGCCGACGCCAACATCCACCCGGGCACCAACACACCGCTCGCCTTCAACCTGACCAAGGCGGTGTTCTTCGATCCGGCGACCGAGAGCCGCATTCGCTGA
- a CDS encoding carbohydrate ABC transporter permease, which yields MSAIATPARQATGGINVRVMNRIVIYGLLALFAVFYLMPLFVMLVTSFKTMDEIQNGNMLALPKAPTFDPWLKAWGETCVGLTCAGIKGYFWNSIKMVVPAVLISTMLGALNGYVLTKWRFRGHTLVFGLMLFACFIPFQSVLLPMATILGSLGRFGTTLQNATGTSFGLGNSTVNLVFVHVVYGIGFTTLFFRNYYEAFPTELVKAAQVDGASFFQIFRRIMLPNSMPIIVVTVIYQFTNIWNDFLFASAYAGTGDAMPMTVALNNVVNTSTGVVEYNVNMAAAMIAALPTLLVYVLAGRYFVRGLMAGAVKG from the coding sequence ATGAGCGCTATCGCCACCCCTGCCCGCCAGGCCACCGGCGGCATCAACGTCAGGGTCATGAACCGCATCGTCATCTATGGGCTGCTGGCGCTGTTCGCGGTGTTCTACCTGATGCCGCTGTTCGTCATGCTGGTCACCTCGTTCAAGACCATGGACGAGATCCAGAACGGCAATATGCTGGCACTGCCCAAGGCGCCGACCTTCGACCCATGGCTGAAGGCCTGGGGTGAGACCTGTGTCGGCCTCACCTGCGCCGGCATCAAGGGTTACTTCTGGAACTCCATCAAGATGGTGGTTCCGGCAGTGCTGATCTCGACCATGCTCGGCGCGCTCAACGGCTACGTGCTGACCAAATGGCGCTTTCGCGGCCACACGCTGGTCTTCGGGCTGATGCTGTTTGCCTGCTTCATCCCGTTCCAGTCGGTGCTGTTGCCGATGGCGACAATCCTGGGCAGTCTCGGTCGCTTCGGTACCACCCTGCAGAACGCGACGGGCACAAGCTTCGGCCTCGGCAATTCGACGGTCAACCTCGTCTTCGTCCACGTCGTCTACGGCATCGGCTTCACCACGCTGTTCTTCCGCAACTATTACGAGGCGTTCCCAACCGAACTGGTCAAGGCCGCGCAGGTCGATGGCGCCTCCTTCTTCCAGATATTCCGGCGCATCATGCTGCCGAATTCGATGCCGATCATCGTCGTCACCGTCATCTACCAGTTCACCAACATCTGGAACGACTTCCTGTTCGCCTCGGCTTACGCCGGAACCGGCGACGCAATGCCGATGACGGTGGCCCTCAACAATGTCGTCAACACCTCGACCGGCGTCGTCGAATACAATGTCAACATGGCGGCCGCGATGATCGCGGCATTGCCCACCCTTCTCGTCTACGTGCTTGCCGGCCGCTACTTCGTGCGCGGTCTGATGGCAGGCGCCGTCAAAGGATAA